CGTACATGGTGTGCTCGATGATCACGACGGTCACCCCCGCGTCGCGCACGCGGCGCACGAGCGCCATCATGGTCTCGACGCCGTCCCGGGAGAGCCCGGCCAGCGGCTCGTCGAGCAGGATGAGCTCGGGCGCGGTGGCGAGGCAGCGGGCGAGCTCCATCAGCCGGAGGTCGAGGGTGGTGAGGCCGCCGGGGACGACCTCGGCGCGCGCGTCGAGCCCCACCGCGGCCAGGGCCGCGCGCGCCCGCTGCCGGGCACGGTCGGCGGCGGCCTCGCGCACGAAGGCCCCCACCATCACGTTCTCCAGCACGGTGAGGCGCGGGAAGGACCGGACGACCTGGAAGGTGCGGCCGACGCCGCGCCGGCAGATGGCGTTGGGGCGGAGCCCGGTGATGCGCTCGTCCCGGTAGCGCACCTCGCCCTGGTCGGGGGCGAGGAAGCCGTTGAGCACGTTGAAGAGCGTCGTCTTGCCGGCGCCGTTGGGCCCGATGACGCCGAGGATCTCACCGGCCTGGACGGTGAAGCTCACGTCCTCGAGCGCGTGCAGGCCCAGGAACGCCTTCGATACCGAGCGGACGTCCATGAGCGTGGCGCCCCGGGCCACCGGCGCGCGGCCGGCGACGTTCGTGGCCAGCTCCAGGGTCGCCGCCGCCGTCGTCCCTGCCGCACCGGCCGCCACCGCGACGCCGGCCGGCGCCGGCACCATGCGCCCGGCCGGCCAGAGGCCCCGGACCCGCCAATAGAGCCCCTCCGGCGCGAACAGCATGACGAGGACCAGGGCGGCGCCGTACACGACGCCCTGGATCCCGGGGAGCCGGTCCCCGATGGTCGCGTCGAGCGTCTCGCTCATGGGGACCATGATGGCCGCGCCCAGGAGGGGGCCCCACTTGCTGCCGGCGCCGCCGACGAGGCAGACGACGAGCGTCTGCACGATGACGAGGACGCCGAAAACCGCGTCGGGGGTGACGACGTAGAGGATGGCGTGGGCGTAGATCGCCCCGATGACGGCGGCGGGGGCCGCGCTCAGCATGTAGGCGACCATCTTCGACCGGAACGTATCGATGCCGCTGGCCTCCGCCGCCTGCTCGTTC
This Candidatus Methylomirabilota bacterium DNA region includes the following protein-coding sequences:
- a CDS encoding branched-chain amino acid ABC transporter ATP-binding protein/permease, with the protein product MPAALARLRGLVPIGAVVLVALALTLMLTERYHHRVLTLVLVWATMGLAWNIISGYAGQISFGHQAFFGVGAYVTVLLVVGVRLTPWLGLVVGAVAAVAAAVLIGFPTFRLAGIYFALATLAYPLILRIFMDFLGYQEVAIPMVRDQPALYMQFTDPRAYDLLALAALAGTLLLSHWIETSRLGYALRALKENEQAAEASGIDTFRSKMVAYMLSAAPAAVIGAIYAHAILYVVTPDAVFGVLVIVQTLVVCLVGGAGSKWGPLLGAAIMVPMSETLDATIGDRLPGIQGVVYGAALVLVMLFAPEGLYWRVRGLWPAGRMVPAPAGVAVAAGAAGTTAAATLELATNVAGRAPVARGATLMDVRSVSKAFLGLHALEDVSFTVQAGEILGVIGPNGAGKTTLFNVLNGFLAPDQGEVRYRDERITGLRPNAICRRGVGRTFQVVRSFPRLTVLENVMVGAFVREAAADRARQRARAALAAVGLDARAEVVPGGLTTLDLRLMELARCLATAPELILLDEPLAGLSRDGVETMMALVRRVRDAGVTVVIIEHTMYAVVQLVDRLVVLDHGRRIGEGLPGEVVRDPAVIEAYLGKRWLRHVESLRA